A window of Candidatus Nanoarchaeia archaeon contains these coding sequences:
- a CDS encoding 50S ribosomal protein L34e, translating into MVRGSLRSRTYRRIHVRVPKGRVIQYKKRKPKQHRCAGCGDALKGMPRASPAELRSMAKTQKRPERPFGGVLCSRCTRQRITVKARSMEFKGASQ; encoded by the coding sequence ATGGTCAGAGGCAGTCTTCGGTCCAGGACATACAGGCGTATCCATGTACGGGTTCCCAAAGGGAGAGTCATACAGTACAAGAAGAGAAAGCCGAAGCAGCATAGATGTGCTGGCTGCGGCGATGCTCTAAAGGGGATGCCGAGGGCGAGCCCGGCAGAGCTCAGGAGCATGGCAAAGACTCAGAAAAGGCCCGAGCGCCCTTTTGGAGGCGTGCTGTGCAGCAGATGCACAAGGCAGCGTATCACGGTAAAGGCTCGCAGTATGGAGTTCAAAGGTGCATCACAATGA
- a CDS encoding AbrB/MazE/SpoVT family DNA-binding domain-containing protein: MKCPVCQKGKMEKKKDVMEQDGIEFETYKCLECGEEIMNMKQLKVLAGKYRKLRHAKDITFSKWGNSIAVRIPSDIADEYNISAGKHGTLTKDKEGIKIIPM; the protein is encoded by the coding sequence ATGAAATGCCCAGTATGTCAGAAAGGAAAAATGGAAAAGAAAAAAGATGTTATGGAGCAGGATGGAATAGAATTTGAAACTTATAAATGCTTGGAATGTGGAGAAGAAATTATGAATATGAAACAATTAAAAGTATTGGCAGGCAAATATAGAAAATTAAGGCATGCAAAAGATATAACATTTTCTAAATGGGGAAATAGTATTGCTGTTAGAATTCCAAGCGACATTGCAGATGAATACAATATTTCTGCTGGAAAACATGGAACATTAACGAAAGACAAAGAAGGAATCAAAATAATTCCAATGTAA